The following is a genomic window from Nicotiana tabacum cultivar K326 chromosome 3, ASM71507v2, whole genome shotgun sequence.
ttagctacgcagtaaaataattaacaacagAATCAAATAACAACCCTTAacgataaattcaagatcatcaatctaagcttcaaacaacataatcatctaacaccTATAACCCCAGAATATTTGAGTtcttagctactcataattatacaaataacaacaataaaaatcttaaacataatataaataaatactaGGAGAAGGTTTAGAAAAACTTTTTCAATCTTTGCTCCAAGTTGATGttcctccttgattttcttcTCCAAGATGAAtctccttcttcctctctctctaaaaacaGGTCTCTCCAATAATGGCACTGCTTTTCTTCCTCTTAAAGTCGTCTCCCAAGTGATTTTGACAAGTATCCCCTTTTTAGTCCGAAATagaataattttgtgatttttacacaCCCGCGGCGCGCCCCGCGGAGTCCCGGACGATGCGTACATGGATTGGacacaacagaatacaattttacGGAGTAAAACAATTCAAGCGCAGAATTTTGCCCTGCCGCGTCGCACCCCGCGGCGCGACAGGGCAAATATTTGCGCTGcttcattttttcatttgttttgctaTCCGGGCTTACTttgcgacccccgaacacgatgccgacttgatttatttagcttttactcagacttcaaagccccaATTTAATCAAATTCATCCCAACGTTAATTCTTAAGTCGGATtagcttcctgcaaggcataaagcatgaatttagtacaattcattatcatttaagctcaaacctttgtaaaatgcaataattaaagtgttgttacAACGACTAAAACACGAGTTTTTAGCCTATGATCAGTGACCAAATAGGAGTTCATGTCAttatcttttattctttttctatATTTTATGAAACACTATTCCCATAAACTCTTCAAAATACCTAGATGCAGAAAGCATATAATTGCTTCTGGTTATAGACATATAATACTGCATGTTAGCATGTAAACACAATACCTTTAGGAACACGTTACATCCCTATTAATATAATTACTTTCGCGATTGAAACATATTTTTAGCcgtgtaatcctattacttttaggatatacttcttaaaaatttctattactaacTTAATTTGAAAATATTGTATTGTCCTAtcactaatttaatttgagaatgtattatattgtccaaattcgTTTAGAAAAAAGAGAGCCTATatattataaaagcacaaatacatattgatagaccaaaatagccctaaaatattaaacagaagaactcatagGAAAAGGACTAACAATAATAActtattttttagattaattacctTTTACgttagtttttttattatttaagattttgaaattaataaaattttatctattaaattcttattaaaatatgtaggaaggtttaataaaatcaaattCACAAGAATCATTTGTATTAGCAATACATAACTGCTCCGTAATGTCcaaatgaagaaaaaataaaagtaatgttaAATAGACTGCATAAACTGTTAAATTGGGGAaaagataatatatttttatattatatttgaactgctTTTCttctcaaataatatttttttaatcaatttttgtgagtaatatttaaaaatataccaaatatttaaagaacaagtaagaaaatatttaagaatataaatgtgtgagaaagagaaagaaaaaaagttggtaagagtcaataccactaatgattctacaacCATAAATATTTAAAAGTGGAATGTCAGatcgatctttttactctttaaaaataaaaattcggtggataaaattatattatgattaaatattcaaaacaagagatgaactaatattaagaatctgaatcaacataaaataaattatttttttgttaagatcaaataattaaatctttcaattaattatttagcaaaagaatgcaattttaaaatttatatattaacAACCACGCACGCTTATAGATACTAGTAAAAttttaaaatctatatatattgGTGTATCTTTGGTTTTATTAGACAACCAGGACTCTCGCTGTTACTTGGGAGGAAAGTTAAACGAAAGATTATTTACTTAGTAATAAAATCTTTAAACTATTAATCTGTATTGATAATTAggtaaaaataatgaataacctGCTATTATATTGACATGTCAAATATATATCCGCCCTCAAATTCTTCCTTAAAGCCAAAGATTCTCTCTTCTCCTCAAAACTAAAACTCATTCACTACAGTTTCGAACTGTCTTGTCTCCGCACGGTTTTCTCTCCTCTCCGTCATTAGGGTTTTACGGCGGCTTTTTCCCATTCTTTCCGGCAAATCTATTCAACTGCGCGCATTGCACTTCTGTGAGTTCTTTTATTCCCTAATTCTTGGTATATTGTTTACTGGTGAAGTGATCATTGCATATTTGTATCTTATTTGTATTTTCCATTTATGAATTAAAAAAACCTCTGCTTCTTTGAATCTATCGTTTCGCATGAAAACCTATGACATTTTTGGTCGTTGCATGgttccaattttattttttattttttatgcgAGTATTCATGTGAGTCCATTACTCATATGATCAACCAACTATCCAAAATTATGAACTAAAGTCACTTTTTTTTTTCCGTTCGGAATTGTTCATTGGAAAAATGTGACTTTTTATGTTTTTGgaccaaataaaataattaacactcaaacaaaacataaaaaatttaCTCATATACCAACCTGAccgattaaaaataaaaatccaccCCTAAATAAAACCAAACACTAAAATGCATCATGTTGTAAATGCATCTCTCTTCTTGTAAAAAGCAGTCTTCTTTTTTCATAGTTTTACTCTAGTTTTATACAATAATAATTGGTACGAGGTTAAGGACTAAAGACTAAAGTGACTtgtgttatttttttttctcaataacctgtattcttcctttttctatttttcatctacttttttttaataaaataataatgggTACAAGATTAAGGACTAGagtgaaacaatgaagaaaaaaaGGTTTCTCTTtataagaagaagagagatgcATGTGTAATAGGGATGCGTTTTAGCGTTTGATTTTATTTAACgggtgaatttttatttttagcaaGTCAGGTTGGGTGTATTGGTGAATTTTCTATATTTTATTAGGgtgttaattattttaatttcgtccaaaaatatttaaaaaattcatATGGACTGCCACGTCACATTTTTTCCACCAGAGAGTTTGATAATTCCGGTTGATTGACCATTTGTGTGCAAATAGGTATAGTTGAGTGATTTTCCCTTGCAAATGAAAGAAATGTGACTTTAGtatataattttggatagttggGTGATCATATGAGAAATGAATTTGTATTCATCATGACATGTAACTATATTTTGATTATGTGCGACTAGTTGTATAGAAGAATATTCACGTTATAGTTTATAAGGACCATCGGATTTACTAAGATCTCTGATATGGTGCTCTCTCAATGTGCGATCGACTTATTTCATCACCTTTTGATTCTTTGCTCTTTTTCCCTGATGTCTCCTTGACCAATATTTTTGTAATGGAAACGTACTATTttcgtgatttttcatttttactagAGTGGAATTTCTTGATCAAACCCAAGTGACCAAGGTTATAGAAATGCTGCTAATAGGTGATAAGGAGATTACTTTTAAAATCCTTATCTTTCAATATTCTgagttttttgttgtttttctttagtTAAGAGAATATAGGCTCTGATTACTTGATTTATGGAGTAGAGTGTATTTCATGCCCTTCTATGCGTTTGCAATTTCTCATTTACTGATACAATTTGCTAGAGTACTCTCTCTTTTAGTGGGGGATTCTTTTGAGTGTTCATTAGTGATACTTTGAGGGTTTATAACCAGCTTTTAATGCAGAAAAATGGCATTTTCGGAGGACGACGGCGTCGACATGGCTGATAGCTCTGAAGAAAATTGGGATGACGATGATGACGCTATTGACACCACTGAATCTGATCAGGACTTCTATTTAGCTATCAAACCTCAGTCTAGTCAGTCGGTATTTGTTTCTCcctctctttatttttttctttgatgAATGTATTGTGCTGAACATGGTGTTTTATTGATGATAAATATACTAACTTTCTGGCACTATTCTTCTATTGATTCTTAGTCTTTCTTAGTGAACACGTTGGCATATTAGAGAAGCAGATAAaaccagtgttatcaaaggcaaAAAGCGCcaaaaagctctaaggtccgttggcgctttaagcgcaaagcgcaaagcgcaaataaagcgttagatttaatgaaaaaaggcgcacccgaagaaaaataaaaagtatgtgtatgtagtccaagactaataattacaagcatgaataacaaatatatgcacaaagaaactaaattttttttacgataaaatgaaatatcaattgtttgaTATTGCCTTTTTCAGGATTATACTCATTAGCAATGAAAAATATGCTTTAGAGCCTTGATGTGACACTAAAGCGCCCacaaagcgaggcgaagcgctcaacatgtttagagcctcgcttcagggcttaagtgcgctttaagcgcgcctttgataacactggatACAACTAGTAAGAGATTTGTGCATAGTTAGTAATTAGTATATTTCTCTTGCTTCTGATTACCATATATACCTTTTTTAACAAAGTCTTTTGTCTTGGATTGTAGTTCTGCGAGTATGATTTTAAGACTGCCCCTTATCACAATGGAGAGATGAAAGCTTCTGAATTTCCTAAAGACATCTTAAGGAAAGTGGACATGAAGATCAAAGATGTGGCAAAGAGTCATGTACTTCCTATCCTCCCCGCTAAATCATTAATGAAGTTTCGAGCAGTGTCTAAAGAATGGAATCAGTGGATTGCTAGTCCATTATTAGCATACCAGCAAAGCTTTTCATTCCAGAAACTTTCAGGCTACTTTTTCCAAAGGGTGGATGATCAATTTGATCCTAATCCTTCCATTGGTTTCATGTCTCTGGATCGTTCTGCTAATGGAGTCCCCAGTCCTTCCCTTGATTTCTTGCCCGAAAGGGTCAAGGTCCTAAGCTGTAGCAGCGGGTTGCTCCTTTGTCAAGGGTGGGACAGTTATTATGTTTGCAATCCTGCAACCAAAGACTGGAAAATGCTCCCTCCTCCTCAATATTACCATGGATCTGATCCAGCAGTTGTTCTTGCATTTGATCCTCAGTGTAATATTGAATCATTTTATCAAGTTATCGCTGCTGTCCCTCTTCTTGGTAATCCAGTTGTCTGCTTTGAGATTTACTCTTCTGAATCAGATTCTTGGAGTTGCTCTTCTTCAGACTGTCTTGAGTTGGAAAATAGCACAAGTCTTGAGGGTGGAGGATCTTATATCAAAGGGGTGGCTTACTGGAATACGTCATCAAATGAAGTGCTAGCATTCGATGTGAAAAATGAGATCCCGGCAGTTCTGAATATGCCTGACCAATCTGAGGGAGAGGGTGGTGCCTTAACGCTAATAGGAGACGAGGTATGCTATGTTACTGCTTATAATGACAGTGGAGATGTTTTCGTTATAGATATCTATGGAGGCATGGACATGAGCCTGAAGCGTAGTGTCAGTGTGAATCTTGGAAGTAAGAAGCCTCGTACTGATCAAGTGTGTCGGATTCCCAACGACCCTTGTTCTTTAGTGTGCTGTGAGATCCTTCCCTGTATTGACAGTGACACTGTGGTGATCCATACCGATGAAAAGATATATTTTTATCACTTGAAAGGGCAGAAGGTTGAGACTGTGGTGAGTCCAGGACCAGTGGATTACAATAAGAGGTTTTTACCCTACATAAACAGCCTCGCTATGGTACATGCATGAGCTGAAGAAGTAGTAGTGTCCTTTGATGATATTCTAGGGGTTGCTGTCTAGTAGAAGAATTGTTTCTTTCTTTGAAGCATAGGGAACTCTTTAATTAGAGATATTTATGTTTGAACTGATGTCATTTGGATGGTAGTATGcttgtttttttcctttattcattTTACATTCTGGCTGCAAATTTTTAGTTTCGGTTCCAGACTTCCAGTGGGTATTTTTCCATTGAGATTCCTGTCCTGAACCTGGATGCTGAGAGCCCTTCATTTTACTCAGGCTTCAGATCATAGCAATCCATTAGTTGGATTGACACTAGAAGATATTACCATGATGAAGATCAGGATAGTACACCAAACGAACACCTTTTAACATCACTGCACTGTCCAACTTAGCTCTATAGTAATAACTGCCATGCACTGTAGTTGATTTAGTTTGGTTTGAATATTTAGACAATCGACTTAATTGGTTTAGTCTGTGTGTTAAAAAATTGAACCAAATCGAACCACGAGCAATCTCAGTTCTTTTGAATGGGGCATGGTGTTCGAGTTTTATTATGGGGTATTTGCCTTTTGCAAACTAGAATTGGAGGGTGAAACATGTACTTTTTAGCCATACTAAATGTTTAGTTGTATGACTGGTTATATTTTTAACAGAAGTATTAAAGTACTAGTCTaaatatgaaataaagaaaaataaattaacaagtagggaaATGGAGAGAACAATTATTTTCTTTGAGATGACTTCATTTTATTGAGGGAGAGAGCAAGAAAGAAAAAGTGTGTGCCTTTAAGAGAGAGAGCGAGAGAGATCCTTCTTTGTAGGAGGCAACAGTTGGGGACAGAGGCGGGGGAAGGTGTAAACTTTCTTTGTACATCACAATTCACAATGCTAAGATTTCTCTTTCTTCCCTTTGATCTCATACATCATTCAGGTAAATTTCTTCTCTTTCGTCTAACATatgtttctatttttcttcttctcctgaAAATTTCATTTTTTCCCTGTCATCAATCTCCATGTCCAAATTGTTAGATTTAACAGAATGAGCCATGTTAGAggaaaagcaaaaaaagaaaatatgatcAATCATGTAATATTGTGACATTATATAGTAAGATCTTCAtaacatttttttccttttaacttTCATGGCAATATAGGAACATTGAAGATCTGTTGAGACGAAGCAGTTAACGGGAAAGGTTGAATTTCCAGCCTCTGGAAATTCACCTTTCTTGGAAAAATGCAATCACTTTCTAGTACTACTACGTCCAACAAAAATGGCACTAATTCTCTGACTCCTAATGGAActccccctcctcctcctcctccttcaaCTAATTCTTCATCTTCACCACCCCCATCACCGCCGCCACAATCTCCTCCACCTTCCTCCCCACCCCCGCAACCACAATCTCCTTCTCTGCCTGAAAATTCTCCTCCTCCTTCATCACCACCACCAACCATAAAGGACTCTCCTCCTCCATCATCACCACCACCTCCGGCAGCTTCTGAGCCACCGCCAGCACTCTCACCTCCACCGCCATCCACTTCGGCACCACCACCTGCTTCTCCCGATACGCCTCCTCCCCCACCCACATTTTCTCCCCCGCCTCCTGTTTCCTCAGAACCACCTCCATCACCTGCTGCAAAGTTATCTCCTCCTCTACCGCCTTCAGAAAAACCAGCTGGTGGCGATCCACCTAATTCAGAAAAATCAGTCGGCGTACCCCATTCAGAAAAATCAGCAGCAGCTGGTTCTTCAGGAAGCAACAATGGCTCGCCACCGGCTGCTTCAGGTTCGTCGGATATGATTATAGTTGCAGGAATAGCGGTGGCAGGAGTACTGGTTCTTGCTATTATCATTGTTTGCATCGTGTACTggagaaggaagaagaaagaaccCTACTATACAGATCCTATTCCTGGACTTCCACCTAAAGGTTCGGTTACCTTTATCTCTGAATTCTTTTCGAGTTTAAGTTTCATATGTTACATTGTAAATAAAACtaattcttttaacttatatgCAATGACATTGCATAGATTTTTTACATCATCAGAATAAGCTGATGACATCCAGGTCGATTGTCGTTAGTAAGTCTAATTTGATAACTACAAAAATAGTGAATTAACTTACTATAGCATGTTAAGATGCACTCACATTCAAAATTGTTTACACAATCGGTGTATATAATTTAACGTGGAAAAGATTAAGCAATTTGCTATTATTTGTTAAAGTTTATCGATAGTGCAAAAATTTGTTGAGATATCAGTGTATAtaattaaattttcttattaTTACTATTGTAGCCAAAAGGCATATCCAATTTCTGCTataattattcaactatacattTGTCTTTTGAAGTGCAGGTAGTAATGATCCGTACTACAAAGGTCCTAAGCCCATGGAACACATTATTAAGGTTCCTTCCGCACCTAATCTAAGTAGCGATAACAGCTCTACCGTCTATGGCCAAGCTCTTGTGCCATCGCCAAGTTTTGGTGGGTTCTCACAAAGCCAGTTCACTTATGAGGAGCTAGCTATAGCAACTTCTGGATTTTCTAAGGCCAATATTTTAGGCCAAGGTGGTTTTGGGTATGTACACAAAGGTGTTTTGGTTAATGGAAGGGTGGTAGCTGTCAAGAGCTTGAAGTCGGGCAGTGGACAAGGTGAACGAGAATTTCAGGCAGAGGTTGAGATCATTAGCAGAGTTCATCATCGCCACCTTGTTTCTCTTGTTGGATATTGCATTGCTGATAGCCAGCGAATGTTGGTCTATGAGTATGTTCCGAACAAAACCTTGGATTTCCATCTTCATGGTACTTCCCCTGTTATTCATTACTCCCTTCTATGATACATCATGTACCACTTAAAATGACTTCCTAATTGAGTATAAAATTGTATTGTTGCAAAACTTTCTTAAAAGAGTTTATATACACTAGCAGTATTAAGAAATTTTACACCTTAAAGATAACTACAGGTAATTGTTCATAAAAAGTGGGATTACTATCATGAAAAATAAAGCAATTACATGCTACTACAGGTGAAAATACGTTGATAGTATAAAATTTCATTACGCTGACAGTGTATATAGTTAAATTCTTTTTAAAAGCGATTTGAACCGTTGAAAATGCTCTCCGCGCTAATGTTAAATCAAGTATGAATGCAGGGAAGGGACATCATGTTATGGATTGGGGAACAAGACTTAAAATTGCATTGGGATCAGCCAAAGGATTAGCTTATCTCCATGAAGATTGTATGACAATTTTCTTTCAACACTGCtccccttttctttctctttggtTTTCTATCTCATCCCTTGCTTTATATACACAGGCCATCCAAAAATTATCCACCGTGACATAAAGGCTGCAAACATTCTACTTGAGGACAACTTTGAAGCTAAGGTAAAAATATTAGTGGTCGTTATTGTCTCGTGTATTTTGGATGCGTCAAGAAACTTGGAAGGGTGGTTTTCAATATGATTGTGGTTTCTCAGGTGGCAGATTTTGGATTGGCTAAACTTTCTTCTGATAACTTCACTCATATTTCCACCCGTGTTATGGGAACTTTCGGGTGAGTCAAACATAACATTTCTCTACTCGTTGAGAGGTAAACGAAATATTTGGCGGAGGCTGGTGTTTAGCTTTAGAGGTGAACTAATCTATTCTCTTCAAGTGTTTCCATGACTTACTAAACGATCTTAATTAAACGAAATCCAATCATATGCCATGTTATCAATCAAAAAGGCTAGTAAATTTGTTAATTCTGAGCATTTCTTTAGAATGTCTTGAAAATCAGTTTGATTCTTTCTTTCctatgttctttttttttttttttttgtgcatttttaaaGGTTTCTAATTTTTGAGAATGGTAACAGTATATTCATCAGCATTAAGGAAAAGCTGGGCACCATATATACAAAGTAGATTAAGCAAAAGGAGAACCTTGCTCTTCAATTAAAGGTTTCTAATTTTTGGAACACTTTTCATAAGCTCAGTAGTAGTAGCTTAGGCAAGAGATAGGCACAGTGCAAGATAGAAAAAAACAGCTTTTAGCATATATGAAAAATGTTTTGGAAGTCATTTTAGTTTTTTTCGACAGCTTGGTTAAAGTAATAAATGGGGGTCCTTGTTTTTGAGATTGAGCAAGTAGAAGGTAGTTAAGTATTTTAGCAACATTCTGTGTGAACAACTAGAAGAAATCAAGCCTCAGTAGTGAAAAAATCATCGTATCCTTCAAAGGATTTGCAAGTCGGGAACATGTTGCTAAGTAGGAATATTACCTTGTGAGTTGTGACATGCT
Proteins encoded in this region:
- the LOC107765892 gene encoding F-box protein At3g26010-like; translation: MAFSEDDGVDMADSSEENWDDDDDAIDTTESDQDFYLAIKPQSSQSFCEYDFKTAPYHNGEMKASEFPKDILRKVDMKIKDVAKSHVLPILPAKSLMKFRAVSKEWNQWIASPLLAYQQSFSFQKLSGYFFQRVDDQFDPNPSIGFMSLDRSANGVPSPSLDFLPERVKVLSCSSGLLLCQGWDSYYVCNPATKDWKMLPPPQYYHGSDPAVVLAFDPQCNIESFYQVIAAVPLLGNPVVCFEIYSSESDSWSCSSSDCLELENSTSLEGGGSYIKGVAYWNTSSNEVLAFDVKNEIPAVLNMPDQSEGEGGALTLIGDEVCYVTAYNDSGDVFVIDIYGGMDMSLKRSVSVNLGSKKPRTDQVCRIPNDPCSLVCCEILPCIDSDTVVIHTDEKIYFYHLKGQKVETVVSPGPVDYNKRFLPYINSLAMVHA
- the LOC107765890 gene encoding proline-rich receptor-like protein kinase PERK15, encoding MQSLSSTTTSNKNGTNSLTPNGTPPPPPPPSTNSSSSPPPSPPPQSPPPSSPPPQPQSPSLPENSPPPSSPPPTIKDSPPPSSPPPPAASEPPPALSPPPPSTSAPPPASPDTPPPPPTFSPPPPVSSEPPPSPAAKLSPPLPPSEKPAGGDPPNSEKSVGVPHSEKSAAAGSSGSNNGSPPAASGSSDMIIVAGIAVAGVLVLAIIIVCIVYWRRKKKEPYYTDPIPGLPPKGSNDPYYKGPKPMEHIIKVPSAPNLSSDNSSTVYGQALVPSPSFGGFSQSQFTYEELAIATSGFSKANILGQGGFGYVHKGVLVNGRVVAVKSLKSGSGQGEREFQAEVEIISRVHHRHLVSLVGYCIADSQRMLVYEYVPNKTLDFHLHGKGHHVMDWGTRLKIALGSAKGLAYLHEDCHPKIIHRDIKAANILLEDNFEAKVADFGLAKLSSDNFTHISTRVMGTFGYLAPEYASSGKLTDKSDVFSFGVVLLELITGKKPVDPSNMVEDSLVDWAKPRLKRALEEGNYDELVGAPLEGNFPDELHRLVACAAASTRHSARRRPKMSQIVRALDGDSSLEDLSDRSKPSGSSVSYDTGACNADMIKFRKMVIPSQEFDSSEYGATSEYGLNPSSSSSSDSGEFGYHKGGRR